The following proteins are co-located in the Solanum pennellii chromosome 1, SPENNV200 genome:
- the LOC107023394 gene encoding uncharacterized protein LOC107023394: MAIDMIVHELLVIGYSNLLIHQVQGEWTMKNSKIIPYVLYVHKLWKSFRKIEFRHTPRIQNELADALSTIASMIKHLDTDYIDPLDIELKEHPVHCSHVEAEPDGLPWYFYIKKYLESKNYLEDATSNQKKSIRRMTLNLFLSGEILYRKNPNLGLLGCVDVVEAAKLIE; the protein is encoded by the coding sequence ATGGCCATCGACATGATTGTCCATGAGTTGTTGGTCATTGGATATTCAAATCTGTTGATTCATCAGGTTCAAGGAGAGTGGACCATGAAGAACTCAAAGATTATACCTTATGTGTTGTATGTACATAAGTTGTGGAAAAGTTTTCGTaagatcgagttcagacatactcccagaatacaAAATGAGTTAGCCGATGCTCTTTCCACCATCGCTTCAATGATTAAACATCTAGATACTGATTATATTGACCCTTTGGATATAGAGCTGAAGGAACATCCAGTCCATTGTTCACATGTTGAAGCAGAACCAGATGGTTTGCCATGGTATTTCtatataaagaagtatttggagtcCAAAAATTATCTTGAAGACGCTACATCCAACCAAAAGAAGTCAATACGCCGTATGACTCTCAATTTATTTCTAAGTGGAGAAATCCTTTATAGGAAGAATCCAAATTTAGGTCTTCTCGGatgtgttgatgttgttgaagcAGCGAAGCTTATTGAATAG